A single window of Girardinichthys multiradiatus isolate DD_20200921_A chromosome 15, DD_fGirMul_XY1, whole genome shotgun sequence DNA harbors:
- the LOC124882235 gene encoding piggyBac transposable element-derived protein 4 isoform X2: protein MYQYVGMRVYMGVLKLAKMRDFWRTDSVFSVPYPAKVMSRDRFLSITWNKHLSDLAEDALNDSRKGTHDYDCLHRIRPLYDSLSAACKAVYHPQQNLSVDESMVATEARIALKQYIKNKPRRWGIKLFVLSDNPGYTVDFNIYSGKFTLGLSFDAVMSLINKNYLGSGYHIYCDNFYTSPVLFNHLHDLGFGASGTFRDTRVGVPKTKINALNKKSPRGTIRWIREGALLFIKWMDTREDTVWDCKKPQHKEATYMQNNIMPGSVKAV from the exons ATGTATCAGTACGTTGGGATGAGAGTGTACATGGGGGTTCTGAAGCTGGCAAAGATGCGGGATTTTTGGCGTACAGATTCTGTTTTCAGTGTGCCATATCCTGCAAAGGTCATGTCCAGGGACCGGTTCCTCAGCATTACTTGGAACAAACATCTGAGTGACCTTGCGGAAGATGCCCTCAATGACAGCAGAAAAGGCACACATGACTATGACTGTCTGCACAGAATACGCCCCCTGTATGACAGTTTAAGTGCAGCCTGCAAAGCTGTGTACCACCCCCAGCAAAACCTCTCTGTGGATGAGAGCATGGTAGCCACCGAAGCCAGAATTGCTCTGAAGCAGTACATAAAGAACAAGCCAAGAAGGTGGGGGATAAAACTTTTTGTGCTGTCAGACAACCCAGGCTACACTGTTGATTTCAACATATATTCAGGGAAGTTCACTCTGGGGCTGTCATTTGATGCTGTGATGTCACTCATCAACAAAAACTACCTGGGATCAGGATATCACATTTATTGTGATAATTTCTACACCAGCCCAGTACTGTTCAACCACCTTCATGACCTGGGGTTTGGAGCCAGTGGGACTTTTCGGGATACAAGAGTCGGCgtcccaaaaacaaaaataaatgcccTGAACAAGAAATCTCCCCGAGGGACTATCAGGTGGATCAGAGAGGGAGCACTCTTATTTATCAAGTGGATGGACACGAGGGAG gatacagtttgggattgcaaaaaacctcagcacaaagaagcaacatatatgcaaaacaacatcatgccgggatcGGTGAAGGCGGTGTAa
- the LOC124882235 gene encoding piggyBac transposable element-derived protein 4 isoform X1: MYQYVGMRVYMGVLKLAKMRDFWRTDSVFSVPYPAKVMSRDRFLSITWNKHLSDLAEDALNDSRKGTHDYDCLHRIRPLYDSLSAACKAVYHPQQNLSVDESMVATEARIALKQYIKNKPRRWGIKLFVLSDNPGYTVDFNIYSGKFTLGLSFDAVMSLINKNYLGSGYHIYCDNFYTSPVLFNHLHDLGFGASGTFRDTRVGVPKTKINALNKKSPRGTIRWIREGALLFIKWMDTREVSVCSTLHTAFSGDSIKRASKVGGKYRAVEVPVPSAVKDYNRFIGGVDLSDQLIGSDSSWRKNRKWCLTVLHHIACILYLYKKNII; the protein is encoded by the coding sequence ATGTATCAGTACGTTGGGATGAGAGTGTACATGGGGGTTCTGAAGCTGGCAAAGATGCGGGATTTTTGGCGTACAGATTCTGTTTTCAGTGTGCCATATCCTGCAAAGGTCATGTCCAGGGACCGGTTCCTCAGCATTACTTGGAACAAACATCTGAGTGACCTTGCGGAAGATGCCCTCAATGACAGCAGAAAAGGCACACATGACTATGACTGTCTGCACAGAATACGCCCCCTGTATGACAGTTTAAGTGCAGCCTGCAAAGCTGTGTACCACCCCCAGCAAAACCTCTCTGTGGATGAGAGCATGGTAGCCACCGAAGCCAGAATTGCTCTGAAGCAGTACATAAAGAACAAGCCAAGAAGGTGGGGGATAAAACTTTTTGTGCTGTCAGACAACCCAGGCTACACTGTTGATTTCAACATATATTCAGGGAAGTTCACTCTGGGGCTGTCATTTGATGCTGTGATGTCACTCATCAACAAAAACTACCTGGGATCAGGATATCACATTTATTGTGATAATTTCTACACCAGCCCAGTACTGTTCAACCACCTTCATGACCTGGGGTTTGGAGCCAGTGGGACTTTTCGGGATACAAGAGTCGGCgtcccaaaaacaaaaataaatgcccTGAACAAGAAATCTCCCCGAGGGACTATCAGGTGGATCAGAGAGGGAGCACTCTTATTTATCAAGTGGATGGACACGAGGGAGGTGAGTGTCTGCTCCACTCTGCACACTGCCTTCTCAGGGGACTCTATAAAAAGAGCGTCCAAGGTTGGTGGAAAGTATAGAGCGGTGGAGGTGCCAGTTCCGTCAGCTGTGAAGGACTACAACCGCTTCATAGGGGGAGTTGACCTGTCTGACCAACTGATTGGCTCCGATTCCTCATGGAGAAAGAACAGGAAGTGGTGTTTGACAGTGCTGCATCACATTGCTTGTATCTTGtatctatataaaaaaaatatcatttGA